Proteins encoded within one genomic window of Haloplanus vescus:
- a CDS encoding sensor histidine kinase, translating to MPGDESLSILLVDDSAFFLSLLADKLESQYRMTTMTATNAAEAMVELGKGSVDCIVSDYRMPETNGLELYEMVAAQHDVPFILLTSEGDEEIASRAISMGIDEYLQKKSVREDEPLKLLVNRIRTVVEQRRTQRKYERLVDNSPDEISQISVDGKILAANETMATAFNVSQSELVGQPLSAFLPDEVASRRLEEGKRAIAAGSAVTFQDSIGVRHFHNIAVPLSATSDVDSMQLVTREITLQKRNERELEQKSEKLAMINRIVRHDINNDVQLLTGWADRLKDHVDEAGMDTVERIEDTGNHIAELTAIARDFVESLEDDTDIALERTDLGRTLEAEASKKRTAYEDANIVVDDLPRVEVRANELLTSVFGNLLSNAIRHNDSEQPEVRIQSQETDTNVSVRVADNGPGIRDDRKESIFGKGSKGPASPGTGVGLHLVAALVDKYGGDVWIEDNEPHGAVFVVELPKPPSNRGKSTAGEGGTDSETAHWPRQTE from the coding sequence ATGCCGGGTGACGAATCACTCTCAATCCTTCTCGTCGACGATAGCGCCTTCTTCCTCTCTTTGCTCGCCGATAAACTCGAATCCCAATACAGGATGACGACGATGACGGCGACGAACGCCGCCGAAGCCATGGTGGAACTGGGCAAGGGCTCGGTCGACTGCATCGTCAGTGATTATCGGATGCCGGAGACCAACGGCTTAGAGCTATACGAGATGGTCGCTGCACAGCACGACGTTCCGTTCATCTTGCTCACGTCCGAAGGCGACGAGGAAATCGCGAGTCGCGCCATCAGTATGGGCATCGACGAGTACCTCCAGAAGAAGTCCGTCAGGGAGGACGAACCGCTCAAGCTGCTCGTCAATCGAATCCGCACCGTCGTCGAACAGCGACGGACACAGCGAAAGTACGAACGGTTGGTCGACAACTCCCCGGACGAAATCAGCCAAATCAGCGTCGACGGGAAGATACTCGCCGCCAACGAAACGATGGCGACGGCGTTCAACGTCTCGCAATCGGAGCTAGTCGGCCAACCGTTGTCGGCGTTTCTCCCCGACGAAGTTGCCTCCAGACGACTCGAGGAAGGGAAACGGGCCATCGCTGCCGGGAGCGCAGTGACCTTTCAAGATAGCATCGGGGTGCGGCACTTCCACAACATCGCGGTGCCACTCTCGGCGACCAGTGACGTGGATTCGATGCAGCTCGTGACCCGCGAAATAACCCTTCAGAAACGGAACGAACGGGAGTTAGAGCAGAAAAGCGAGAAGCTGGCCATGATCAACCGAATCGTCCGGCACGACATAAACAACGACGTGCAGTTGCTGACGGGGTGGGCTGACCGCCTCAAAGACCACGTCGACGAGGCGGGGATGGACACGGTGGAGCGCATCGAAGACACGGGCAACCACATCGCCGAGCTCACAGCAATCGCGAGGGACTTCGTCGAATCTCTCGAGGACGACACCGACATCGCGCTCGAACGAACCGACCTCGGCCGCACTCTCGAAGCCGAAGCGAGCAAAAAGCGAACGGCGTACGAAGACGCAAATATCGTCGTCGACGACCTGCCACGAGTGGAGGTCCGAGCAAACGAACTGTTGACGTCCGTCTTCGGCAATCTGCTGAGCAACGCAATCCGTCACAACGACTCCGAGCAACCAGAAGTCCGAATCCAGTCCCAAGAAACCGACACGAACGTCAGCGTTCGAGTGGCGGACAACGGTCCGGGTATCCGGGACGACCGCAAGGAGTCGATATTCGGCAAAGGGAGCAAGGGACCCGCGAGCCCCGGTACCGGCGTCGGACTCCACCTCGTCGCCGCGCTGGTCGACAAGTACGGCGGCGACGTGTGGATCGAAGACAACGAGCCACACGGCGCCGTCTTCGTCGTCGAACTTCCAAAACCACCCAGCAACCGAGGAAAGTCGACGGCAGGCGAAGGTGGAACCGACAGCGAGACGGCACACTGGCCCCGGCAGACCGAATAA
- a CDS encoding ATP-binding protein, giving the protein MSDLGDFTGFSADDDGDDPPSESAIDDFESYDVSPTGTDQGLGSISVSQGLRVAEDGDDTALKAFVTSDNRESVRLGKYLLVPYPDGETLFCRITALEYDQEFEADDATEIHARRAMRRDDFTERDYKFVAELDPVAVLFEDGEAGSASENRTESGGSELKRRMVDRVPKPGAIVGEATDAEQIKTGLAIPSDGTFLGHLSVGGETVRTAANPPTIDYRLKDDYADGDPLVFRHTLVAGGTGSGKTHASKNVLRQYLDTTYPMDDGREVSTAVVQFDPQDEYAQMHDDNPAMDEETARRLDREGIAHGGHDDTIAFAPEIEGASYGGANHRAEQVPFTIPFSMVRHRPWLVAGASLNDNQYQALDHLLGRFFDDYGADATYDQFTTYLDDPALREELDEAGRVHEATFDAVRRRALGSAFRRVFDQDARPVTDLVHELVRPGGLTVVPTYHVNDSRATELVVLAVASLLVDEKLSNDPTYDRIKETPLLVGMDEAHNFLTDAESVQARKVITKFTEAAKQGRKERLGLFLITQDPQDIADSVFKQVNTKLVLNLGDEDAIKSVNIPPKLEDKVPYMEKGQMVVYSPDNSEPVELTGLSTCVTRHGE; this is encoded by the coding sequence ATGTCCGACCTCGGCGATTTCACCGGCTTCTCCGCGGACGACGACGGCGACGACCCGCCGTCCGAGTCCGCGATCGACGACTTCGAATCCTACGACGTCTCGCCCACCGGCACGGACCAAGGGCTCGGCTCTATCTCCGTCTCGCAGGGCCTCCGGGTGGCCGAGGACGGCGACGACACGGCGCTAAAGGCCTTCGTCACCAGCGACAACCGCGAGTCCGTCCGTCTGGGGAAGTACCTCCTCGTCCCCTATCCGGACGGCGAGACGCTCTTCTGTCGCATCACGGCGCTCGAATACGATCAGGAGTTCGAGGCCGACGACGCGACAGAGATTCACGCGCGGCGGGCGATGCGCCGCGACGACTTCACCGAACGCGACTACAAGTTCGTGGCCGAACTCGACCCGGTTGCGGTTCTGTTCGAGGATGGCGAGGCGGGTAGCGCCTCGGAGAACCGGACGGAGTCCGGTGGTAGCGAACTCAAGCGACGGATGGTCGACCGCGTCCCGAAACCCGGCGCCATCGTGGGTGAGGCGACCGATGCCGAACAAATCAAAACTGGGCTCGCCATTCCGAGCGACGGCACCTTCCTCGGCCACCTCTCGGTAGGTGGCGAGACGGTGCGGACGGCGGCGAATCCGCCGACCATCGACTACCGGTTGAAAGACGACTACGCCGACGGCGACCCTCTCGTCTTCCGACATACGCTCGTCGCAGGCGGCACGGGGTCGGGCAAGACCCACGCCTCGAAGAACGTCCTCCGACAGTACCTCGATACGACGTATCCGATGGACGACGGACGCGAGGTGTCGACGGCTGTCGTCCAGTTCGACCCGCAGGACGAGTACGCCCAGATGCACGACGACAACCCCGCGATGGACGAGGAGACGGCGCGCCGACTGGACCGCGAGGGAATCGCCCACGGCGGCCACGACGACACCATCGCGTTCGCGCCCGAAATCGAGGGGGCGTCCTACGGCGGCGCCAACCACCGCGCCGAACAGGTGCCCTTCACCATCCCCTTCAGCATGGTCCGACACCGGCCATGGCTCGTCGCGGGCGCCAGCCTCAACGACAATCAGTATCAGGCGCTCGACCACCTCCTCGGGCGTTTCTTCGACGACTACGGCGCCGACGCCACCTACGACCAGTTCACGACGTACCTCGACGACCCGGCGCTCCGCGAGGAACTCGACGAGGCGGGCCGCGTCCACGAGGCGACGTTCGACGCCGTGCGCCGGCGCGCCCTCGGGAGCGCGTTCCGTCGTGTCTTCGACCAAGACGCCCGCCCGGTCACCGACCTCGTTCACGAACTCGTCCGGCCCGGCGGCCTGACCGTCGTCCCGACGTACCACGTCAACGACTCGCGGGCGACGGAACTCGTCGTCCTCGCCGTCGCCAGTCTGCTCGTCGACGAGAAACTGTCGAACGACCCCACGTACGACCGCATCAAGGAGACGCCGTTGCTCGTGGGGATGGACGAGGCCCACAACTTCCTCACCGACGCCGAGAGCGTGCAGGCCCGGAAGGTCATCACGAAGTTCACCGAAGCGGCCAAACAGGGCCGCAAGGAGCGACTGGGCCTATTCCTCATCACGCAGGACCCACAGGACATCGCGGATTCGGTGTTCAAGCAGGTAAACACGAAACTCGTCCTCAACCTCGGGGACGAGGACGCCATCAAGAGCGTCAACATCCCGCCGAAACTCGAGGACAAAGTGCCCTACATGGAGAAAGGCCAGATGGTGGTCTACTCGCCGGACAACTCCGAACCGGTGGAGCTGACGGGGCTGTCGACCTGCGTGACGCGACACGGCGAGTGA
- a CDS encoding HAD family hydrolase, with protein MDTAAVAFDLDDTLAVTRVDRETLLQEALDAVDAPDRSRQAYLDAHADNLTAESREPVFERLLDGTNADPTALARAYRERVNDALEPVPGVESMLATLREEYRLGLLTNGPVVAQRSKLDALGWTDVFDVALVTGELSAGKPDRAAFETLLGELGTEAGETVFVGDDVTADIQGATDAGLDAVQVCYPGGPERTPAAIAHIDRADLPTRLSSILSRR; from the coding sequence ATGGACACCGCGGCGGTCGCGTTCGACCTCGACGACACGCTGGCGGTCACGCGCGTCGACCGCGAGACGCTCCTGCAGGAGGCACTCGACGCGGTCGATGCCCCAGACCGGTCACGACAGGCGTATCTCGACGCACACGCCGACAACCTGACCGCCGAGAGTCGCGAACCCGTGTTCGAACGACTCCTCGACGGGACGAACGCCGACCCGACGGCGCTGGCGCGGGCGTACCGGGAGCGAGTGAACGACGCACTCGAACCCGTTCCGGGCGTCGAATCGATGCTGGCGACGCTCCGCGAGGAGTATCGACTCGGGCTACTGACGAACGGGCCGGTCGTCGCCCAGCGGTCGAAACTCGATGCGCTCGGCTGGACCGACGTCTTCGACGTGGCGCTGGTGACGGGCGAACTATCTGCGGGCAAACCCGACAGGGCGGCGTTCGAGACGCTCCTCGGAGAACTCGGGACCGAGGCTGGCGAGACGGTGTTCGTCGGCGACGACGTGACGGCGGACATCCAGGGGGCGACCGACGCCGGACTCGACGCGGTACAGGTCTGTTACCCCGGCGGCCCGGAACGCACGCCGGCGGCCATCGCCCACATCGACCGTGCGGACCTCCCGACGCGCCTCTCTTCAATTCTCTCCCGGCGCTAA
- a CDS encoding DUF5305 domain-containing protein codes for MTEERQVSSWEGNGSYTTAATVSEPNPLYAQGTELSDRPAYFMAVSPRLDGTFAFEYQASGGGTADVAVQQTLVIRSVGGDGDEATTEYWRIEESLGGTTASGVASGEAVQTTFSRNVSQIAVRASNISERLGGTPGSVQIMVVNTVALDGEVNGQQVERTATYRLPIGIEGSTYSPAATEGQAMTGSTTETLTRQRTYGPLWTVGGPVLLVLGLAGVAGLAYGRYDDRFTVSEAERNRLDFESTRDEFDDWITTARLPSTVLNRPRVDVDSLDGLVDTAIDVDARVFERPDGEAFYVPHEGLLYVYEAPTPRLDAMLDEDGEGDEADD; via the coding sequence GTGACGGAGGAGCGACAGGTGTCGAGTTGGGAGGGTAACGGCAGTTACACGACTGCCGCGACGGTGAGCGAACCCAACCCGCTCTACGCGCAGGGGACCGAACTCTCGGACCGGCCCGCGTACTTCATGGCGGTCAGCCCGCGACTCGACGGGACGTTCGCCTTCGAGTACCAGGCAAGCGGCGGCGGGACGGCCGACGTGGCGGTCCAGCAAACGCTCGTCATCCGGTCTGTCGGGGGCGACGGAGACGAGGCGACGACCGAATACTGGCGAATAGAGGAATCGCTCGGCGGCACGACGGCGAGTGGCGTCGCCTCCGGCGAAGCGGTACAGACGACGTTCTCCCGGAACGTCAGTCAGATAGCGGTCCGAGCGTCGAACATCAGCGAGCGACTCGGCGGAACGCCGGGGTCGGTCCAGATCATGGTCGTCAACACGGTGGCGCTGGACGGCGAAGTCAACGGCCAGCAGGTGGAGCGAACCGCGACGTATCGACTCCCCATCGGCATCGAGGGGTCGACGTACTCGCCCGCCGCAACTGAGGGGCAGGCGATGACTGGTTCGACCACCGAGACGCTCACCCGTCAGCGAACGTACGGCCCGCTCTGGACGGTTGGCGGGCCGGTACTGTTGGTGCTCGGACTCGCCGGCGTGGCCGGCCTCGCCTACGGCCGCTACGACGACCGATTCACCGTCTCGGAAGCCGAACGCAACCGACTCGACTTCGAATCCACCCGCGACGAGTTCGACGACTGGATTACGACCGCCCGCCTCCCGTCGACGGTCCTCAACCGCCCGCGGGTCGACGTCGACTCGCTCGACGGACTGGTCGACACGGCCATCGACGTCGACGCGCGCGTCTTCGAGCGCCCGGACGGGGAGGCGTTCTACGTCCCGCACGAGGGGCTGCTGTACGTCTACGAGGCACCGACGCCCAGACTCGACGCGATGCTCGACGAGGACGGCGAGGGCGACGAAGCCGACGACTGA
- a CDS encoding M20/M25/M40 family metallo-hydrolase, which yields MTLESEQRTFLDRLLETPTPSGFETRGQRIWIDYVSDFADDVWTDDYGNAVAVHDGGDTELALTGHADEIGYIVRRIDDDGFVRIGSIGGADRTVSKGQHVTVHADEPVSGVVGQTAIHLREKGEESYDDIEEQYVDIGATDGDEAESLVSVGDPVTVSTTVEDLHGSRVSARGMDNRIGVWAAAEGLRRAVENDASATVYAVSTIQEEVGLQGARMVGFDLDPDAVVAVDVTHATDSPGIPDKRRGPVELGEGPVVTRGSANHPNVVELAREAAKDADIDVQAQAAGSRTGTDADAFYTSRGGTPSLNLGLPNRYMHTPVEVIDTDDLDAMATLLGAIADRAGDVDSFAVDV from the coding sequence ATGACACTGGAATCCGAACAGCGGACCTTTCTCGACCGACTGCTGGAGACGCCGACCCCGTCTGGCTTCGAGACGCGCGGGCAACGCATCTGGATAGATTACGTCTCGGACTTTGCCGACGACGTGTGGACCGACGACTACGGCAACGCCGTCGCCGTCCACGACGGCGGCGACACGGAGCTCGCGCTCACGGGCCACGCCGACGAAATCGGCTACATCGTCCGCCGCATCGACGACGACGGCTTCGTCCGCATCGGCTCTATCGGCGGCGCCGACCGAACCGTCTCGAAGGGCCAACATGTCACGGTCCACGCCGACGAACCGGTGTCGGGCGTCGTCGGCCAGACGGCCATCCACCTGCGCGAGAAAGGCGAGGAGAGCTACGACGACATCGAGGAACAGTACGTCGACATCGGTGCGACCGACGGTGACGAGGCCGAATCGCTGGTGTCGGTGGGTGACCCCGTCACCGTCTCGACGACGGTGGAGGACCTACACGGCTCCCGGGTCTCCGCCCGTGGCATGGACAACCGCATCGGCGTCTGGGCGGCCGCCGAGGGCCTGCGCCGCGCCGTCGAGAACGACGCCTCGGCGACGGTGTACGCCGTCTCGACGATTCAGGAGGAGGTCGGTCTGCAGGGCGCCCGGATGGTCGGCTTCGACCTCGACCCCGACGCCGTCGTCGCCGTGGACGTGACCCACGCGACGGACTCGCCGGGGATTCCGGACAAGCGCCGCGGCCCCGTCGAACTCGGCGAGGGGCCGGTCGTCACCCGCGGGAGCGCCAACCACCCGAACGTAGTCGAGCTGGCGCGAGAGGCAGCGAAAGACGCCGATATCGACGTGCAGGCGCAGGCGGCGGGCAGTCGGACGGGCACCGACGCCGACGCGTTCTACACGTCTCGCGGGGGCACGCCCTCGCTGAATCTCGGCCTGCCGAACCGCTACATGCATACGCCGGTCGAGGTCATCGATACCGACGACCTGGACGCCATGGCGACGCTCCTCGGGGCGATTGCCGACCGCGCAGGCGACGTCGACTCTTTCGCCGTCGACGTCTGA
- a CDS encoding 30S ribosomal protein S8e, which yields MKDQGRSTRKRTGGRLRPSRNKKRYQLGREPAETTVGEPRFQTVDSRGNETKTRALATNVAHVADGDETVEAEIENVTENPSNVNYARRNIITKGAIIETSEGDARVTSRPGQSGQVNAVLLD from the coding sequence ATGAAAGACCAGGGACGCTCCACGCGGAAGCGCACTGGGGGTCGTCTTCGACCTTCCCGAAACAAGAAGCGATACCAGCTGGGTCGCGAACCCGCCGAGACGACGGTCGGCGAACCCCGATTCCAGACGGTCGACTCCCGTGGCAACGAGACGAAGACCCGAGCGCTCGCCACGAACGTCGCCCACGTCGCCGACGGTGACGAGACGGTCGAGGCCGAAATCGAGAACGTGACCGAGAACCCCTCGAACGTCAACTACGCCCGTCGAAACATCATCACGAAAGGCGCCATCATCGAGACGAGCGAGGGCGACGCTCGCGTCACCTCCCGACCCGGACAGAGCGGTCAGGTCAACGCGGTCCTGCTGGACTGA
- a CDS encoding DUF2240 family protein, translated as MSLEVAVAAPFRDRGRDRLGEGEFVVALSLDRDWFTPDQAKRLVDVAAGRGLLTRDDDELVAAFDPTSVTIPDGFVPDESVLREQSTFERVLDALVATGVEKQQAVADINERQRDLGVTIEAAAVLYARKRGVDVDDAADRALAELVDDES; from the coding sequence ATGAGTCTCGAGGTAGCCGTGGCCGCGCCCTTCCGCGACCGGGGGCGCGACCGCCTCGGCGAGGGGGAGTTCGTCGTCGCCCTGTCGCTCGACCGCGACTGGTTCACCCCCGACCAGGCCAAGCGCCTCGTCGACGTCGCCGCCGGGCGCGGCCTCCTCACCCGCGACGACGACGAACTCGTCGCGGCGTTCGACCCGACGAGCGTCACCATCCCCGACGGGTTCGTCCCCGACGAGTCCGTCCTCCGCGAGCAGTCGACGTTCGAGCGCGTCCTCGACGCACTCGTCGCCACCGGCGTCGAGAAACAGCAAGCCGTCGCCGACATCAACGAACGCCAGCGCGACCTCGGCGTCACCATCGAGGCCGCGGCGGTCCTCTACGCCCGCAAGCGTGGCGTCGACGTCGACGACGCCGCGGACCGCGCGCTCGCCGAACTCGTCGACGACGAGTCCTGA
- a CDS encoding signal peptidase I, which translates to MSIRRTVTLGGEVLAIVFVVSLVAGQVLGYPVLLGFVETGSMAPTLNPGDGFVAVPTALDDDIEEGDVIVFRAQQLHGGGLTTHRVVGETERGYITRGDANPFTDQDGDEPPVKDPQIVAKAWQPGGSVVVIPNLGTAVMGIQTAASDVQTRLAALLGTRSLLGSQGLMYILLGLSVLLYVFDILASDGSGRGRSRSRNRDEGISPRLLVGGFAAVLVVTATAAMVVPAGTQEYGIVSAEFDSERPTTIPQGESSSLDYTATNAGLIPVYVYLEPGSDDVEVAPGTVYVGGRATANATMTLHAPPETGYYRRYLVEYRYLALLPEPVIDGLYRVHPWLPIVVIDALLGGALYLLGMSLIGSERVRTRSRGGPSKLRRLANRFG; encoded by the coding sequence ATGTCGATACGGCGAACGGTCACGTTAGGGGGGGAGGTGCTCGCAATCGTCTTCGTCGTTTCGCTCGTCGCCGGACAGGTGCTCGGCTACCCCGTGTTGCTCGGCTTCGTCGAGACCGGTAGCATGGCGCCGACGCTGAACCCCGGCGACGGCTTCGTCGCAGTCCCTACGGCACTCGACGACGATATCGAGGAGGGTGACGTAATCGTCTTCCGCGCCCAGCAACTCCACGGTGGCGGCCTCACCACGCACCGTGTGGTCGGCGAGACGGAGCGAGGATACATCACTCGCGGCGACGCGAACCCGTTCACCGATCAAGACGGCGACGAACCTCCCGTCAAGGACCCACAGATCGTCGCCAAGGCGTGGCAGCCCGGTGGGTCAGTCGTCGTCATTCCGAATCTTGGGACTGCGGTGATGGGCATTCAGACGGCGGCCAGCGACGTACAGACTCGACTCGCGGCGCTGCTGGGCACTCGCTCGCTTCTCGGTTCCCAAGGTCTCATGTACATCCTCCTCGGGTTGTCGGTGCTCCTGTACGTCTTCGATATCCTCGCCAGCGACGGGAGCGGACGAGGTCGCTCTCGCTCACGGAACCGCGACGAGGGAATTTCACCCCGTCTCCTCGTCGGAGGCTTCGCCGCCGTGTTGGTCGTCACCGCCACGGCTGCCATGGTCGTCCCTGCGGGGACACAGGAGTACGGCATCGTCAGTGCCGAGTTCGATTCCGAGAGGCCGACGACTATTCCTCAAGGCGAGTCGTCGTCGCTTGACTACACCGCCACGAACGCGGGGCTAATACCCGTCTACGTGTATTTAGAGCCCGGAAGCGACGACGTCGAAGTCGCTCCCGGGACGGTCTACGTGGGTGGCCGAGCGACTGCCAACGCGACGATGACGCTCCACGCACCACCAGAGACGGGTTACTATCGCCGGTATCTCGTCGAATACCGCTATCTCGCGCTCCTCCCCGAACCGGTCATCGACGGCCTCTATCGGGTCCACCCGTGGCTCCCAATCGTCGTCATCGACGCGTTGCTCGGGGGTGCACTCTACCTCCTCGGGATGTCGCTCATCGGGAGTGAGCGCGTCCGCACCCGTTCCCGCGGCGGCCCGTCCAAGCTCCGCCGGTTGGCGAACCGGTTTGGCTGA
- a CDS encoding DUF1102 domain-containing protein, with product MGSLAAGAAAATGTGAFTSVTATRNVDVEVAGDASAYLRLEGTGGDNSHYVTSDGNGSTLSIDLDSSNSTDKGGTGVNPDAVTQLDDVFTIENQGTQEVNVGLSKTGGTAPSLVKFYPEGESYDGSPLSSTDVTLGTGASTKVSIEIDTEGDSVGDGDKLLDSVTFNADAT from the coding sequence GTGGGATCGCTCGCCGCCGGCGCGGCGGCTGCAACTGGTACTGGTGCGTTTACGAGTGTGACGGCAACGCGAAACGTCGATGTCGAAGTGGCCGGAGACGCGTCCGCGTACCTCCGACTCGAGGGGACTGGCGGAGACAACTCCCATTACGTCACCAGTGACGGAAACGGAAGCACCCTCTCGATCGATCTCGATTCGAGCAACTCAACCGACAAGGGAGGAACCGGCGTCAACCCCGACGCAGTCACGCAGCTGGATGACGTCTTCACGATCGAGAATCAGGGCACGCAAGAGGTGAACGTCGGCCTGTCGAAGACGGGAGGAACTGCCCCTAGCCTAGTCAAATTCTACCCCGAGGGCGAGTCATACGACGGATCTCCTCTCAGTTCGACCGATGTCACGCTGGGAACGGGTGCCAGCACCAAGGTTAGTATCGAGATCGACACCGAAGGCGATAGCGTGGGCGATGGCGACAAGCTCCTCGATTCGGTGACCTTCAACGCCGACGCGACCTAA
- a CDS encoding DUF7344 domain-containing protein has protein sequence MNLARDDVYEVLSNRRRRFVLHYLRGNGPRAALGTIAEHVAAWENDIDIADVGSDARKNVYTSLQQFHLPKMEELNLVRFDQRAGEVELTDEADSVDVYLEVVEGHDVPWSLYYLGIGGLTGAVTLGHALGLPLLSGLTEVGCAVFTVTAIGALALIHTYYTRTMRLGTDGTPPEID, from the coding sequence ATGAATCTGGCACGAGACGACGTTTACGAGGTGTTGAGCAACCGGCGTCGGCGGTTCGTCCTACACTATCTTCGGGGGAACGGACCGCGGGCGGCGCTCGGAACGATTGCGGAACACGTCGCGGCGTGGGAGAACGACATCGATATCGCTGACGTGGGGTCGGACGCGCGAAAGAACGTCTACACATCGCTCCAGCAGTTCCACCTGCCGAAGATGGAGGAGCTGAATCTCGTCCGCTTCGACCAGCGGGCGGGTGAGGTGGAACTCACGGACGAGGCCGATAGTGTAGACGTATACCTAGAGGTCGTCGAGGGCCACGATGTACCCTGGAGCCTCTACTATCTCGGCATCGGTGGGCTAACCGGCGCAGTGACGCTGGGGCACGCGCTCGGGTTGCCGTTACTCTCCGGCCTCACTGAGGTCGGCTGTGCAGTCTTCACTGTCACTGCCATCGGCGCTCTGGCACTGATTCACACCTATTACACGCGGACGATGCGCCTCGGAACCGATGGAACACCGCCCGAAATCGACTGA
- a CDS encoding DUF7113 family protein gives MLLIRGNGGGTTLTGTVYERGENAPSFQGAPDEDAAYVWVCDEFYEVESGGSTTQIDGRDVQIAFESPMPRGFDTREQAISAAKEHLRTQFARVGVPASTVEVEIEKADPAD, from the coding sequence ATGCTACTCATCCGGGGCAACGGCGGCGGTACGACGCTCACCGGAACCGTGTACGAACGGGGGGAGAACGCTCCCTCGTTCCAAGGCGCGCCCGACGAGGACGCCGCCTACGTGTGGGTCTGCGACGAGTTCTACGAGGTCGAAAGCGGGGGGTCGACGACGCAAATCGACGGCCGAGACGTACAGATAGCCTTCGAGTCGCCGATGCCCCGCGGCTTCGACACCCGCGAGCAGGCCATCTCGGCCGCGAAAGAGCACCTCCGAACGCAGTTCGCGCGGGTCGGCGTCCCGGCGTCGACGGTCGAGGTCGAAATCGAGAAGGCCGACCCGGCCGACTAG
- a CDS encoding DNA double-strand break repair nuclease NurA — MTLDPVHVDEIADLAGYLATRVDATDHDDLARTAFEEWLDPLRVDGRSVVEPLGDRRLRSVAIDDVALVDDPYPTVHGLDSGTINPTTFKNGLVLDVAHAAMAADPSDLDLHRARTLVTTVHANDPTLALESDWVRRDEGYVRRKVLHAPRVNRYAEGVVHALALYLAESSHALEHADAVDDCLVLDGPLYPKELLNWQDRDAELGALTTEAKPRAIVENYVRLVERMLDRDVALAGFVKNPSPKLITRALRQKGVDAPWVDDTAFFTRLLEPADGDDYRLTFTNWFYSRGGSDRTLAADGDALGVERERPAEDYEVTFFVVYDPREDLCYRVEAPAGLTRDDDARDRLTRQVLRDVAVSRGPPPVVERADALARIGVDEKAALRRKFEERLGSDFVRTYDDVRWEGEF, encoded by the coding sequence ATGACCCTCGACCCGGTCCACGTCGACGAGATTGCGGACCTCGCGGGCTATCTCGCGACGCGCGTCGACGCCACCGACCACGACGACCTGGCGCGCACGGCGTTCGAGGAGTGGTTGGACCCCCTCCGCGTCGACGGCCGGTCGGTCGTCGAACCCCTCGGCGACCGTCGCCTGCGGTCGGTCGCCATCGACGACGTTGCGCTGGTGGACGACCCCTATCCCACCGTCCACGGCCTCGACTCGGGCACCATCAACCCGACCACGTTCAAGAACGGATTGGTCCTCGACGTGGCTCACGCCGCGATGGCCGCCGACCCCTCGGACCTCGACCTCCATCGCGCCCGGACGCTGGTGACGACGGTCCACGCCAACGACCCCACACTCGCGCTAGAGTCCGATTGGGTCCGCCGCGACGAGGGCTACGTCCGGCGGAAGGTGCTCCACGCGCCGCGCGTGAACCGCTACGCCGAGGGCGTCGTGCACGCCCTCGCGCTCTATCTCGCCGAGAGTTCGCACGCGCTCGAACACGCCGACGCCGTCGACGACTGTCTCGTCCTCGACGGCCCCCTGTACCCGAAGGAACTCCTCAACTGGCAGGACCGCGACGCCGAACTCGGCGCGCTGACGACGGAGGCCAAACCCCGCGCCATCGTCGAGAACTACGTCCGCCTCGTCGAGCGGATGCTGGACCGGGACGTCGCCCTCGCGGGGTTCGTCAAGAATCCGTCGCCGAAACTCATCACTCGCGCGCTCCGACAGAAGGGCGTCGACGCGCCCTGGGTCGACGACACCGCCTTCTTCACGCGACTGCTGGAGCCAGCCGACGGCGACGACTATCGTCTCACGTTCACCAACTGGTTCTACTCTCGAGGCGGGTCGGACCGGACCCTCGCCGCCGACGGCGACGCCCTCGGCGTCGAACGCGAGCGTCCGGCCGAGGACTACGAAGTGACCTTCTTCGTCGTCTACGACCCGCGCGAGGACCTCTGTTACCGGGTCGAAGCCCCCGCGGGACTGACTCGGGACGACGACGCTCGTGACCGTCTCACGCGACAGGTGCTCCGCGATGTTGCCGTGTCGCGCGGCCCGCCGCCGGTGGTCGAACGCGCCGACGCCCTCGCGCGCATCGGTGTCGACGAGAAGGCGGCGCTCCGACGGAAGTTCGAGGAGCGTCTCGGCTCGGACTTCGTCCGCACCTACGACGACGTGCGCTGGGAGGGGGAGTTCTAG